AGCTCTTTCCTGCGAGGGTCTGGGACGAGTGGATTGTTTTATAAAGAACGGAGATATTTTGGTAAACGAAATCAACACCATTCCCGGCTTCACGAGCATCAGCATGTACCCGAAGCTCTTCGAAGTGTCTGGAATTTCCTATAGCAACCTCATTGATCGCCTCATTACTCTTGCCATCGAACGATTCAAAAAAGAGCAAAAACTTAAGACTTCATATTAGTTGTTTCATCTATTCTCCTATTCTCACGAATAAGAGAATAGTTCTCATGTTCATTATTTTTAAGCTACAGCTTAAAAATAATGAACAAATATGTTTATTTTTCACTATCGATTAGTTGGGTGAGCTCGGCGATTTTTTCGTCAAGCGTTTTTTTATCTGTGGATTCGATATTGAGACGTATGAGTGGCTCTGTGTTTGAACCGCGGAGGTTAAAGCGCCACGAGGGGAATTCGAATGAAATTCCATCGATTTCTTCAAATTTTCCTTTTTGTGTGTCGTAAAATTTTCTGACAGATTCTAGGACGAGCTTTACGTCTTTTACCTTAAAATTAAGTTCGCCCGGGGTGTGATATTTTTCTTTGTATGGTCTCACGAGTTCCCCCAACTTTTTCCCTGTCGAGGAGAGCTCTTCAAGGATAAGTAAGAAGGGAATCATGCCGTTGTCGCAGTAAAAGTTATCTTTGAAATAATAGTGAGCGCTGTTTTCTCCCGCGAAGAGTGCATTTTCTTTCCTCATCCTCTCCTTGATAAACGTATGCCCGACTTTATTCGTGAGAAAAATACCGCCCGATTTCTCGACTTCTTCTTTGATTGCCCAAATGAGACGGGGGTCGGAAATTACCTTTTGACCCGACACATTCACGGCTCTAAGCAGGATTTTTGCCAACAATGCGGTAATGTAGTACGCATGAATAAATTCTCCATTTTCGTCAAAAAAGAAACAGCGGTCAGCATCGGCATCCCACGCCACGCCAAAATCCGCGCCGGTTTTTCTTATAAGTGCAATCGTTTCGCTTCGATTTTCCTCTCGAAGCGGGTCGGGCGGACCCTTAGGAAATTCTCCATCCGGTTTTTCATTAAGGAGGACGAGCTCGATTGGGGAGCCTTTCACAAGCTCTTCTGCCACCATGCCCGCCATGCCAAAGTTGCCGTTCGCGACAACTTTCATTGGCTCGAGTCCGCTGAAATTGACGAAAGTTTTTATATGTTCGATATACGAAGGAAGAATAGCATATGAATCAAGCGTTCCGGATTTGCCTCTCACATCTATGTCCGAATTGTGTAGAATGAGGTCTCGTAAATCAAAAATTCCGCTGTCAGAACTTATCGGGTAGCTGTTCTTTAATACCAGCTTGAGGCCGTTGTATTCTTTTGGATTATGTGAAGCAGAAACTATGATTCCTCCGTCACTCTCAAGTTTTACCACCGCGAAGTACATCATATCTGTTCCCGCGCGACCGATATCTGTTACCCGCACGCCGTTTTCGGTGAGGCCTTTGACCAGTGATTCTTTTAGGGATTTTGAACTGGTTCGAACATCTTCTGCCACCACTACATTTTTGACATGAAAATGCTTGACGTAGGCTTTTGCAATCAAGTAAACTGCCTCCTCGTTGATTTCAGAAGGATAAATACCTCGAATATCGTAGGCCTTAAAAATTGCAGGATTTATAGGCATGTGCTTTTACCTTCTCGATTAGAACCTATAGGTTCTACGAGTTCACTTTTTCGTCTTGTTGCTCCAACTTCACCTCCGCCTCGACATTTGAAACCGGTTTTCCGATAAGGAAGAGTTTGACGATAGCTACCGCAACGACCCAATACACAAGCATGGCAAGAAGTGTTGTCCATTCAAATACGGAGCCCAAAACTTCGGGGGAATGAACGACGTAGAGGAAGGGGAGCGCCAAAGGGTAAGAAATCGAATAGACGAAGTTGGTAAATCCGGCGGGGTTGGCGCCAATCAACTTCAAAATCAGTCGAAACATAAGAATAATTTCTATAAGATAGAGAATATACCACACAATCTGCGTGCCCTTATAGATGGGCTTCACATTTTTGCTATCCGAGTTTACAATAGTAGACATAAAGATAATTAAAGTTAATAATTTCCCTACTATCTTACCATAGGTTACTCTTAAATAACATGTATATAAAAGTCCGGGCGCAAGCGGGTGTTACACGGGAAAAGATTATAGAGAAATCGATGACTCACTTTGAGATTTGCGTGAAAGAGATGCCAATCAGGAATTTGGCAAACAAGAGAATTATTGAAATCATTTCCAAAAAATTCAAAGTGCCTCCGAATAAGGTGCGAATCATTAGCGGGCATCGGTCGCCTTCTAAAATTCTCTCAGTGGATGATGTTTCAGAATAGATAGAGAGATGATACAATCAGATGACACAGTTAGATAGAAAGAATTACTACTTACTTAAAATTTTGTG
This region of Candidatus Taylorbacteria bacterium genomic DNA includes:
- a CDS encoding YggT family protein → MSTIVNSDSKNVKPIYKGTQIVWYILYLIEIILMFRLILKLIGANPAGFTNFVYSISYPLALPFLYVVHSPEVLGSVFEWTTLLAMLVYWVVAVAIVKLFLIGKPVSNVEAEVKLEQQDEKVNS
- a CDS encoding phosphomannomutase/phosphoglucomutase, which translates into the protein MPINPAIFKAYDIRGIYPSEINEEAVYLIAKAYVKHFHVKNVVVAEDVRTSSKSLKESLVKGLTENGVRVTDIGRAGTDMMYFAVVKLESDGGIIVSASHNPKEYNGLKLVLKNSYPISSDSGIFDLRDLILHNSDIDVRGKSGTLDSYAILPSYIEHIKTFVNFSGLEPMKVVANGNFGMAGMVAEELVKGSPIELVLLNEKPDGEFPKGPPDPLREENRSETIALIRKTGADFGVAWDADADRCFFFDENGEFIHAYYITALLAKILLRAVNVSGQKVISDPRLIWAIKEEVEKSGGIFLTNKVGHTFIKERMRKENALFAGENSAHYYFKDNFYCDNGMIPFLLILEELSSTGKKLGELVRPYKEKYHTPGELNFKVKDVKLVLESVRKFYDTQKGKFEEIDGISFEFPSWRFNLRGSNTEPLIRLNIESTDKKTLDEKIAELTQLIDSEK
- a CDS encoding DUF167 domain-containing protein, which encodes MYIKVRAQAGVTREKIIEKSMTHFEICVKEMPIRNLANKRIIEIISKKFKVPPNKVRIISGHRSPSKILSVDDVSE